The Lemur catta isolate mLemCat1 chromosome 8, mLemCat1.pri, whole genome shotgun sequence genome has a segment encoding these proteins:
- the GPBAR1 gene encoding G-protein coupled bile acid receptor 1 isoform X2, translating into MTANSTEEWPSPVPNGALGLSLALASLIVVANLLLALGIACDRRLRSPPAGCFFLSLLLAGLLTGLALPMLPGLWSQSRRGYWSCLFLYLAPNFSFLSLLANLLLVHGERYMAVLWPLRPPGSTRLALLLTWAGPLSFASLPALGWNHWTPGTNCSSQAVFPAPYLYLETYGLLLPAVGAAALLSACVLVAAHRQLQDIRRLERAVYRDEPSALARALTWRQARAQAGATLLFGLCWGPYVATLLLSVLAYEQRPPLGPGTLLSLLSLGSASAAAVPVAMGLGDQRYTAPWRAAAQRCLQGLRGRASQGSPGPSTAYHTSSQSVDLDLN; encoded by the coding sequence ATGACAGCCAACAGCACGGAGGAGTGGCCCAGCCCTGTTCCCAATGGGGCCCTGGGGCTCTCCCTGGCCCTGGCGAGCCTCATCGTTGTTGCCAACCTGCTCCTGGCCCTGGGCATCGCCTGTGACCGCCGTCTGCGCAGCCCACCTGCTGGCTGCTTCTTCCTGAGCCTGCTGTTGGCTGGGCTGCTCACAGGGCTGGCGCTGCCCATGCTGCCAGGGCTGTGGAGCCAGAGCCGCCGGGGTTACTGGTCCTGCCTCTTCCTCTACTTGGCTCCcaacttctccttcctctccctgctcgCCAACCTTCTGCTGGTGCACGGGGAGCGCTACATGGCCGTGCTGTGGCCACTCCGGCCTCCTGGGAGCACACGGCTGGCCCTGCTCCTCACCTGGGCCGGCCCCCTGTCCTTTGCCAGCCTGCCTGCTCTGGGGTGGAACCACTGGACCCCTGGCACCAACTGCAGCTCCCAGGCTGTCTTCCCAGCCCCCTACCTCTACCTTGAAACCTATGGGCTCCTGCTGCCCGCCGTGGGTGCTGCcgccctcctctctgcctgcgTGCTGGTTGCCGCCCATCGCCAGCTGCAGGACATCCGCCGGCTGGAGCGGGCAGTGTACCGCGATGAGCCTTCAGCCCTGGCCCGGGCCCTCACCTGGAGGCAGGCAAGGGCACAGGCAGGAGCCACACTGCTCTTCGGGCTGTGCTGGGGGCCCTACGTGGCCACCCTGCTCCTCTCGGTCCTGGCCTATGAGCAGCGCCCACCGCTGGGGCCTGGAACGCTATTGTCCCTCCTCTCACTGGGCAGTGCCAGCGCGGCAGCTGTGCCTGTGGCCATGGGGCTGGGTGATCAGCGCTACACAGCTCCCTGGAGGGCGGCTGCACAAAGGTGCCTGCAGGGGCTACGGGGAAGGGCCTCCCAGGGCAGTCCCGGCCCCAGCACTGCCTACCACACCAGCAGCCAAAGCGTTGACCTGGACTTGAACTAG
- the GPBAR1 gene encoding G-protein coupled bile acid receptor 1 isoform X1, translated as MQACWLLRQARSIPRPKMTANSTEEWPSPVPNGALGLSLALASLIVVANLLLALGIACDRRLRSPPAGCFFLSLLLAGLLTGLALPMLPGLWSQSRRGYWSCLFLYLAPNFSFLSLLANLLLVHGERYMAVLWPLRPPGSTRLALLLTWAGPLSFASLPALGWNHWTPGTNCSSQAVFPAPYLYLETYGLLLPAVGAAALLSACVLVAAHRQLQDIRRLERAVYRDEPSALARALTWRQARAQAGATLLFGLCWGPYVATLLLSVLAYEQRPPLGPGTLLSLLSLGSASAAAVPVAMGLGDQRYTAPWRAAAQRCLQGLRGRASQGSPGPSTAYHTSSQSVDLDLN; from the coding sequence ATGCAGGCATGCTGGCTGCTGCGCCAGGCCCGCTCCATCCCCAGGCCCAAGATGACAGCCAACAGCACGGAGGAGTGGCCCAGCCCTGTTCCCAATGGGGCCCTGGGGCTCTCCCTGGCCCTGGCGAGCCTCATCGTTGTTGCCAACCTGCTCCTGGCCCTGGGCATCGCCTGTGACCGCCGTCTGCGCAGCCCACCTGCTGGCTGCTTCTTCCTGAGCCTGCTGTTGGCTGGGCTGCTCACAGGGCTGGCGCTGCCCATGCTGCCAGGGCTGTGGAGCCAGAGCCGCCGGGGTTACTGGTCCTGCCTCTTCCTCTACTTGGCTCCcaacttctccttcctctccctgctcgCCAACCTTCTGCTGGTGCACGGGGAGCGCTACATGGCCGTGCTGTGGCCACTCCGGCCTCCTGGGAGCACACGGCTGGCCCTGCTCCTCACCTGGGCCGGCCCCCTGTCCTTTGCCAGCCTGCCTGCTCTGGGGTGGAACCACTGGACCCCTGGCACCAACTGCAGCTCCCAGGCTGTCTTCCCAGCCCCCTACCTCTACCTTGAAACCTATGGGCTCCTGCTGCCCGCCGTGGGTGCTGCcgccctcctctctgcctgcgTGCTGGTTGCCGCCCATCGCCAGCTGCAGGACATCCGCCGGCTGGAGCGGGCAGTGTACCGCGATGAGCCTTCAGCCCTGGCCCGGGCCCTCACCTGGAGGCAGGCAAGGGCACAGGCAGGAGCCACACTGCTCTTCGGGCTGTGCTGGGGGCCCTACGTGGCCACCCTGCTCCTCTCGGTCCTGGCCTATGAGCAGCGCCCACCGCTGGGGCCTGGAACGCTATTGTCCCTCCTCTCACTGGGCAGTGCCAGCGCGGCAGCTGTGCCTGTGGCCATGGGGCTGGGTGATCAGCGCTACACAGCTCCCTGGAGGGCGGCTGCACAAAGGTGCCTGCAGGGGCTACGGGGAAGGGCCTCCCAGGGCAGTCCCGGCCCCAGCACTGCCTACCACACCAGCAGCCAAAGCGTTGACCTGGACTTGAACTAG